One Amycolatopsis thermophila DNA segment encodes these proteins:
- a CDS encoding homoserine dehydrogenase, whose translation MSTVDGKTVRVALLGCGTVGAEVARLLTEQAGELAARAGAPVELAGIAVRRPDKHPELPQHLLTNDAAALVESDVDVVVELIGGVDPVREWLLTALRKGKSVVTANKALLAEYSAELFEAADAAGADLYFEAAVAGAIPLLRPLRESLAGDRITKVMGIVNGTTNFILSAMDSTGAGYAETLDEAVRLGYAEADPTADVDGYDAASKAAILASLAFHTRVTASDVHREGISNVSASDIAAAKALGRTVKLLSICERVTGEDGTESVSARVHPVMIPRSHPLANVGGAFNAVFVEADAAGNLMFYGQGAGGAPTASAVLGDLVAVARNRVVGGRGPRESAHAALPVRPMGQTPTRYHVSLDVADKPGVLAQVAQVFAAHEVSIAAVRQRDRHDTASLVIVTHLAPDAALEATVEAIGKMDVVNEVVSVMRVEGEDT comes from the coding sequence ATGTCCACTGTAGACGGCAAGACGGTGCGCGTGGCGCTGCTGGGCTGCGGCACGGTGGGCGCCGAGGTCGCGCGGCTGCTCACCGAGCAGGCCGGCGAGCTCGCCGCCCGCGCGGGCGCCCCGGTGGAGCTGGCCGGCATCGCGGTGCGCCGCCCGGACAAGCACCCCGAGCTGCCGCAGCACCTGCTGACCAACGACGCCGCCGCGCTCGTGGAGTCCGATGTGGACGTCGTGGTCGAGCTGATCGGCGGCGTCGACCCGGTGCGCGAGTGGCTGCTCACCGCGCTGCGCAAGGGGAAGTCGGTCGTCACGGCCAACAAGGCGCTGCTGGCCGAGTACTCCGCGGAGCTGTTCGAGGCGGCCGACGCGGCCGGCGCGGACCTCTACTTCGAGGCCGCCGTGGCCGGTGCGATCCCGCTGCTGCGCCCGCTGCGCGAGTCGCTGGCCGGTGACCGCATCACCAAGGTGATGGGCATCGTCAACGGCACCACCAACTTCATCCTGTCCGCGATGGACTCCACGGGCGCCGGGTACGCGGAAACCCTCGACGAGGCCGTCCGTCTCGGCTACGCCGAGGCGGACCCGACGGCGGACGTGGACGGCTACGACGCGGCGTCCAAGGCGGCCATCCTCGCCTCGCTCGCCTTCCACACCCGCGTCACCGCCTCCGACGTGCACCGCGAGGGCATCTCGAACGTGTCCGCTTCGGACATCGCGGCGGCGAAGGCGCTGGGCCGGACGGTGAAGCTGCTGTCGATCTGCGAGCGCGTCACCGGCGAGGACGGCACCGAGTCGGTCTCGGCGCGCGTGCACCCGGTGATGATCCCGCGCAGCCACCCGCTGGCGAACGTCGGCGGCGCGTTCAACGCCGTGTTCGTCGAGGCCGACGCGGCGGGGAACCTGATGTTCTACGGCCAGGGCGCCGGTGGCGCGCCGACGGCCAGCGCGGTGCTCGGCGACCTCGTCGCGGTGGCCCGCAACCGGGTCGTCGGCGGGCGCGGGCCGCGCGAGTCGGCGCACGCCGCGCTGCCGGTGCGCCCGATGGGCCAGACGCCCACGCGCTACCACGTCAGCCTCGACGTGGCCGACAAGCCCGGTGTGCTCGCCCAGGTGGCGCAGGTGTTCGCCGCTCACGAGGTGAGCATCGCGGCCGTGCGGCAGCGTGACCGGCACGACACGGCGAGCCTGGTCATCGTGACGCACCTCGCACCGGACGCGGCGCTCGAGGCGACCGTCGAGGCGATCGGGAAAATGGACGTCGTCAACGAGGTCGTCAGCGTGATGCGGGTGGAAGGCGAGGACACATGA
- the lysA gene encoding diaminopimelate decarboxylase, with translation MAHPAGPRHAEVYPHADTSGFPPSSSEELDRLYPKVWPRNTYRAPDGVVRIAGVDVRQLAETYGTPLFVVDEADFKSRCAEYAEAFDDPSLVHYAAKAFLCTEVARWVAAQGLSLDVASGGELAVALRAGFPPERITFHGNNKSVAELETAVGAGVGTVVLDSYYEIARLADVAARLDVEQKVLVRVTVGVEAHTHEFIATAHEDQKFGFSLAAGDAAEAVRRVLNAPSLRLVGLHSHIGSQIFDADGFEVAARRVVGLMAELAKEHGEQLLEQLSLVDLGGGFGIAYTDKDNPPPPAQMITQIRDIVRKECEFAGLPVPRIAGEPGRAIAGPGTVTLYEVGTIKDVSLGDDESRRYVSVDGGMSDNIRTPLYDAVYDVRLVSRASDDGTSEQVGAALSRVVGKHCESGDIVVRDCWLPDTLAPGDLLAVAATGAYCYSMASNYNRQPRPAVVAVRNGSARLLLRRETIDDMLQLEVS, from the coding sequence ATGGCTCACCCCGCCGGCCCTCGGCACGCGGAGGTCTACCCGCACGCCGACACCTCCGGTTTCCCCCCGTCCAGTTCCGAAGAACTCGACCGGCTCTACCCGAAGGTGTGGCCCCGCAACACCTATCGCGCCCCGGACGGGGTCGTGCGGATCGCCGGCGTCGACGTGCGGCAGCTGGCCGAGACCTACGGCACCCCGTTGTTCGTCGTGGACGAGGCCGACTTCAAGTCCCGCTGCGCCGAGTACGCCGAGGCGTTCGACGACCCGTCGCTGGTGCACTACGCGGCCAAGGCGTTCCTGTGCACCGAGGTGGCCCGCTGGGTCGCCGCGCAGGGCCTGAGCCTGGACGTCGCCAGCGGCGGCGAACTCGCGGTCGCGCTGCGCGCCGGCTTCCCGCCCGAGCGGATCACCTTCCACGGCAACAACAAGTCGGTCGCCGAGCTGGAGACCGCCGTGGGCGCCGGGGTCGGCACGGTCGTGCTCGACTCCTACTACGAGATCGCCCGGCTCGCCGACGTGGCCGCGCGCCTGGACGTCGAGCAGAAGGTGCTGGTCCGGGTCACGGTCGGGGTCGAGGCGCACACCCACGAGTTCATCGCGACCGCCCACGAGGACCAGAAGTTCGGGTTCTCGCTCGCCGCCGGTGACGCCGCCGAGGCGGTGCGCCGGGTGCTCAACGCGCCGTCGCTGCGCCTGGTCGGGCTGCACAGTCACATCGGCTCGCAGATCTTCGACGCCGACGGCTTCGAGGTCGCCGCCCGCCGCGTGGTCGGGCTGATGGCCGAGCTGGCCAAGGAGCACGGCGAGCAGCTGCTCGAGCAGCTCTCGCTGGTCGACCTCGGCGGTGGCTTCGGCATCGCCTACACCGACAAGGACAACCCGCCGCCGCCGGCGCAGATGATCACGCAGATCCGCGACATCGTGCGCAAGGAGTGCGAGTTCGCCGGCCTGCCGGTGCCGCGCATCGCGGGCGAGCCGGGCCGCGCGATCGCCGGCCCGGGCACCGTCACGCTGTACGAGGTGGGCACCATCAAGGACGTTTCGCTGGGGGACGACGAATCCCGGCGCTACGTCAGCGTCGACGGCGGGATGAGCGACAACATCCGCACGCCGCTCTACGACGCCGTGTACGACGTCCGCCTGGTGTCGCGCGCGAGCGACGACGGGACGAGCGAGCAGGTCGGCGCGGCGCTGAGCCGCGTCGTGGGCAAGCACTGCGAGTCCGGCGACATCGTCGTGCGCGACTGCTGGCTGCCCGACACCCTCGCGCCGGGCGACCTGCTCGCCGTCGCGGCGACGGGCGCCTACTGCTACTCCATGGCCAGCAACTACAACCGGCAGCCGCGGCCGGCGGTCGTCGCGGTGCGCAACGGCAGCGCCCGGCTGCTGCTGCGCCGCGAGACGATCGACGACATGCTGCAGCTGGAGGTGTCGTGA
- the argS gene encoding arginine--tRNA ligase: protein MTPEALADLVRTSAARVLSARGADTAVLPATVTVERPRNPEHGDYATNVALQVAKKAGLAPREFAQELADALAAADGIDSAEIAGPGFVNLRLAADAQGEQIRQVLSLGDGYGRGEALKGRKINLEFVSANPTGPVHLGGTRWAAVGDALGRVLAAQGADVTREYYFNDAGAQIDRFVRSLIAAAKGEPAPEDGYAGAYITDIAAEVLRQEPSALSLPEQERHETFRRVGVELMFGEIKKSLHEFGTDFDVYFHEDSLHASGAVEKAVQSLKDNGSLYHADGAWWLRSTEFGDDKDRVVIKSDGAPAYIAGDIAYLQDKIGRGFDLCIYMLGADHHGYIARLKAAASAMGHDPAVVEVLIGQLVNLVSEGKPVRMSKRAGNVITMEDLVEAVGVDAARYELTRYSVDSSIDIDLDLLRKSSDENPVYYVQYAHARLASLQRNAAELGLKFDNDADFGLLTLDREGDLIRTIGEFPTIVQRAAELREPHRVARYLESLAGAFHKFYAVAQVLPKGDEEATPLTFARLALCEAARQVFANGLALLGVSAPERM, encoded by the coding sequence GTGACTCCCGAGGCCCTAGCTGACCTGGTCCGTACGTCCGCCGCGCGAGTGCTTTCCGCCCGCGGCGCCGACACCGCCGTGCTGCCCGCCACGGTCACCGTCGAGCGCCCGCGCAACCCGGAACACGGAGACTACGCCACCAACGTCGCGTTGCAGGTGGCGAAGAAGGCCGGCCTGGCCCCGCGCGAGTTCGCCCAGGAGCTGGCCGACGCGCTCGCGGCCGCCGACGGCATCGACTCCGCCGAGATCGCCGGCCCCGGTTTCGTGAACCTCCGGCTGGCCGCCGACGCGCAGGGCGAGCAGATCCGCCAGGTGCTGTCCCTCGGTGACGGCTACGGCCGCGGTGAGGCGCTCAAGGGCCGCAAGATCAACCTCGAGTTCGTGTCCGCCAACCCGACCGGCCCCGTCCACCTGGGCGGCACGCGCTGGGCGGCGGTCGGCGACGCGCTCGGCCGCGTCCTCGCCGCACAGGGCGCCGACGTCACCCGCGAGTACTACTTCAACGACGCGGGCGCGCAGATCGACCGGTTCGTCCGGTCCCTGATCGCCGCCGCGAAGGGCGAGCCCGCGCCCGAGGACGGCTATGCCGGCGCCTACATCACCGACATCGCCGCGGAGGTGCTGCGCCAGGAGCCCAGCGCGCTGTCCCTGCCGGAGCAGGAGCGGCACGAGACGTTCCGCCGCGTCGGCGTCGAGCTGATGTTCGGCGAGATCAAGAAGAGCCTGCACGAGTTCGGCACGGACTTCGACGTCTACTTCCACGAGGACTCGCTGCACGCCAGCGGGGCGGTGGAGAAGGCCGTCCAGAGCCTCAAGGACAACGGCAGCCTCTACCACGCCGACGGCGCCTGGTGGCTGCGCTCCACCGAGTTCGGCGACGACAAGGACCGCGTGGTCATCAAGAGCGACGGCGCGCCCGCCTACATCGCCGGTGACATCGCCTACCTGCAGGACAAGATCGGCCGCGGCTTCGACCTGTGCATCTACATGCTGGGCGCCGACCACCACGGCTACATCGCCCGGCTCAAGGCCGCCGCGTCCGCGATGGGCCACGACCCGGCGGTGGTCGAGGTGCTCATCGGCCAGCTGGTCAACCTGGTGAGCGAGGGCAAGCCGGTCCGGATGAGCAAGCGCGCAGGCAACGTCATCACGATGGAGGACCTCGTCGAGGCGGTCGGTGTGGACGCCGCGCGCTACGAGCTGACCCGGTACTCGGTGGACTCGAGCATCGACATCGACCTGGACCTGCTGCGCAAGAGCAGCGACGAGAACCCGGTGTACTACGTGCAGTACGCGCACGCCCGGCTCGCCTCGCTGCAGCGCAACGCGGCAGAACTCGGACTGAAGTTCGACAACGACGCCGACTTCGGGCTGCTCACCCTCGACCGCGAGGGTGACCTGATCCGCACGATCGGGGAGTTCCCCACGATCGTGCAGCGCGCCGCCGAGCTGCGGGAACCGCACCGCGTGGCGCGCTACCTGGAGAGCCTGGCCGGCGCGTTCCACAAGTTCTACGCCGTCGCGCAGGTCCTCCCCAAGGGCGACGAGGAGGCCACGCCGCTCACCTTCGCCCGTCTCGCCCTGTGCGAGGCGGCGCGCCAGGTGTTCGCCAACGGTCTCGCCCTGCTCGGTGTCTCCGCTCCGGAACGGATGTAA
- a CDS encoding DUF3105 domain-containing protein, whose product MASGTKKKGAPRKGSVKAARGSVVSKKGVPWGTIISVVAVVALAAVVVTYYLVQSAPKRALASWAPTADNPDPSLKISGIVTQQYQGSVHVLPTERVAYDHSPPFGGPHDGYWAACTGIVYPTAVRTENMVHSLEHGAVWIAYNPDQVTGDALNTLKSKVEGKPYTMMSPYPGLDKPISLQSWGHQLKVDSAGDERIDEFITALRTNQNTYPEVGASCDALGPGAFDPDNPPPFDPTPPGPDAKPMTYQGSTGTQQDSGMPSAPAPTS is encoded by the coding sequence ATGGCCAGCGGCACTAAGAAGAAGGGCGCACCGAGGAAGGGCAGCGTGAAGGCGGCCCGCGGCTCGGTGGTGTCCAAGAAGGGTGTGCCCTGGGGCACGATCATCTCGGTGGTCGCGGTCGTCGCGCTCGCCGCGGTCGTGGTCACCTACTACCTGGTCCAGTCGGCGCCCAAGCGCGCGCTGGCGAGCTGGGCGCCCACGGCGGACAACCCGGACCCGTCGCTGAAGATCTCCGGCATCGTCACGCAGCAGTACCAGGGCAGCGTCCACGTCCTGCCCACCGAGCGGGTGGCCTACGACCACTCGCCGCCGTTCGGCGGCCCGCACGACGGGTACTGGGCGGCCTGCACCGGCATCGTCTACCCGACCGCTGTCCGCACCGAGAACATGGTGCACTCGCTCGAGCACGGTGCGGTGTGGATCGCGTACAACCCGGACCAGGTCACCGGTGACGCGCTGAACACGCTCAAGAGCAAGGTCGAGGGCAAGCCGTACACGATGATGTCGCCCTACCCCGGCCTGGACAAGCCGATCTCGCTGCAGTCGTGGGGCCACCAGCTGAAGGTCGACTCGGCGGGCGACGAGCGGATCGACGAGTTCATCACCGCCCTGCGCACCAACCAGAACACCTACCCCGAGGTGGGCGCCTCGTGCGACGCGCTCGGCCCGGGTGCGTTCGACCCGGACAACCCGCCGCCGTTCGACCCGACGCCGCCGGGGCCGGACGCCAAGCCGATGACCTACCAGGGCTCGACGGGCACGCAGCAGGACTCGGGCATGCCGTCGGCCCCGGCTCCGACGTCCTGA
- a CDS encoding DUF305 domain-containing protein, whose translation MTSPGQPPVDDRPASQRPVVIGASVVAVLLVGAVIGMFLTQLALRDDTSSATPSAGSVEVGFAQDMSVHHLQAVTMAGWERDHTTDPQLKQLAFDIESTQREQVGRMKGWLMLWGQPEQATGAYMTWMSSDAGHEHMAMAPTTAPASGSDGAVMPGMATNTELAKLRSLSGTELDVYFLQLMLRHHQGGTEMAQYAHDHTSVPAVKALTQSILTSQGAEMTLMRGMLTARGAQPLPFP comes from the coding sequence ATGACCTCTCCCGGCCAGCCCCCCGTCGACGACCGGCCCGCCTCGCAGCGGCCGGTGGTCATCGGGGCCTCGGTGGTCGCGGTCCTGCTGGTCGGGGCCGTGATCGGGATGTTCCTGACCCAGCTCGCCCTGCGTGACGACACCTCGTCCGCCACGCCCTCCGCGGGTTCGGTCGAGGTCGGCTTCGCGCAGGACATGTCGGTGCACCACCTCCAGGCCGTGACGATGGCGGGCTGGGAGCGCGACCACACCACGGACCCCCAGCTCAAGCAGCTGGCGTTCGACATCGAGTCCACGCAGCGCGAGCAGGTCGGGCGGATGAAGGGCTGGCTGATGCTGTGGGGGCAGCCCGAGCAGGCCACCGGCGCGTACATGACGTGGATGAGCTCCGACGCGGGGCACGAGCACATGGCGATGGCGCCGACGACGGCCCCCGCGTCCGGTTCGGACGGGGCGGTGATGCCCGGGATGGCGACCAACACGGAACTGGCCAAGCTGCGGTCGCTGTCCGGCACCGAGCTGGACGTCTACTTCCTGCAGCTGATGCTGCGCCACCACCAGGGCGGCACGGAGATGGCGCAGTACGCGCACGACCACACGTCGGTCCCCGCGGTGAAGGCCCTGACGCAGAGCATCCTCACGTCGCAGGGCGCGGAGATGACGCTGATGCGCGGCATGCTGACGGCGCGGGGCGCGCAGCCGCTGCCCTTCCCGTGA
- a CDS encoding cation diffusion facilitator family transporter: protein MAHGHGHGHQPPASASARYLPRLAAALGIGVAFLVAEVVVGVVTGSLALISDAGHMLTDVLGLAMALTAIVLARRSGPTYRRTFGLYRAEVLAALANAVLLFGVAAYVIVEAVGRLSDPPEVPGLPVLLVALGGLAANVVAFALLRDGSKESLNLRGAYLEVLADMIGSVGVLVSGLITLTTGWRYADALIGVAIGLFVLPRTFTLARRALRILFQHAPREVDVERISADLGALAGVCDVHDLHVWTLTSGMEVASAHLTLERTAQPADVLAAAQTLLADEYSIEHATLQCEPRESAARCQELSW from the coding sequence ATGGCGCACGGCCACGGACACGGGCACCAGCCGCCCGCCAGCGCGTCCGCGCGGTACCTCCCCCGGCTCGCCGCCGCGCTCGGGATCGGCGTCGCGTTCCTGGTCGCCGAGGTCGTCGTCGGGGTGGTCACCGGCTCGCTGGCCCTCATCTCCGACGCCGGGCACATGCTCACCGACGTCCTCGGCCTCGCGATGGCCCTCACGGCGATCGTCCTCGCGCGCCGGTCCGGTCCGACCTACCGGCGCACCTTCGGGCTCTACCGGGCCGAGGTCCTGGCCGCCCTGGCCAACGCCGTCCTGCTGTTCGGCGTCGCGGCGTACGTGATCGTCGAAGCGGTCGGACGTCTCAGCGACCCGCCCGAGGTTCCCGGCCTTCCCGTGCTGCTCGTCGCCCTCGGCGGTCTCGCCGCGAACGTCGTCGCGTTCGCGCTGCTCCGCGACGGCTCCAAGGAGAGCCTCAACCTCCGCGGCGCCTACCTCGAAGTCCTCGCCGACATGATCGGCTCGGTCGGCGTGCTCGTCAGCGGTCTGATCACCCTGACCACCGGCTGGCGCTACGCGGACGCCCTCATCGGTGTCGCGATCGGACTGTTCGTGCTCCCGCGCACCTTCACCCTCGCCCGGCGGGCCCTGCGCATCCTGTTCCAGCACGCGCCCCGGGAGGTCGACGTCGAGCGCATCAGCGCCGACCTCGGCGCCCTGGCCGGCGTGTGCGACGTGCACGACCTGCACGTCTGGACACTGACCTCGGGTATGGAGGTGGCCTCCGCGCACCTCACCCTGGAGCGCACCGCCCAGCCCGCCGACGTCCTCGCCGCCGCGCAGACCCTGCTGGCCGACGAGTACTCGATCGAGCACGCCACCCTGCAGTGCGAACCCCGCGAGTCCGCGGCGCGCTGCCAGGAGCTCAGCTGGTGA
- a CDS encoding RrF2 family transcriptional regulator, translating to MGEGVEWGLHCCLVLAWLDDLAPLPAGRLAEVFDLPPEYLKKRLQPLVKAGILSSDAGARGGYRLARDPAGITLMDVVVAIEGGLEPFQCQEVRQRGAGATASADEFRRPCGILTAFRKAELAWRRELAAQTLADLLAATPKTAQQRARRFVERV from the coding sequence ATGGGTGAGGGTGTCGAGTGGGGGTTGCACTGCTGCCTCGTGCTCGCGTGGCTCGATGATCTCGCTCCGCTGCCGGCCGGGCGGCTCGCGGAGGTTTTCGACCTGCCGCCGGAGTACCTGAAGAAGCGGCTGCAGCCGCTGGTGAAGGCGGGCATCCTCAGCTCCGACGCCGGGGCACGCGGGGGTTACCGCTTGGCCAGGGACCCGGCCGGGATAACGCTCATGGACGTCGTCGTCGCGATCGAGGGTGGGCTGGAACCCTTCCAGTGCCAGGAAGTCCGCCAGCGGGGCGCCGGGGCCACCGCGAGCGCGGACGAGTTTCGCCGCCCCTGCGGCATCTTGACGGCGTTCCGGAAGGCCGAGCTCGCGTGGCGGCGCGAACTCGCCGCGCAAACCCTCGCCGACCTCCTCGCCGCGACGCCCAAGACGGCCCAGCAGCGAGCACGTCGCTTCGTCGAACGCGTCTAG
- a CDS encoding MFS transporter: MSLLSLGTFAVGTDAFVVAGFLPRMSVELDVSLATAGQSLTLFAVAYAVLSPVLASVTATVPRRLLLVVALAVLAIANAGSALAPTFAVLIVSRVVAAAGAATVTPNAGAVASALVPPGFRGRALAIVVGGLTVATAVGVPLGNLASRAMGWRTALALVAVLCLVVAIGLGLLLPKLDGGPNLPLRARLSVLRDPAVRAILPVTVLGMAAAYTAYAYAVPAFEAVGVPAGDSQWMLFLYGVGAVAGAQSAGHLTDRFGGVRVLTWGYATMTATLLVLGMLAHWHVVVPVLVAVLSLAWGASSWCQTPPQQHRLIGAAPESTALVIALNSSSIYAGIGAGTLIGGLAGATHPSWLFFSGAVIAVLAGVFLIRTSRRPAAQ; this comes from the coding sequence GTGTCGCTCCTGTCCCTGGGCACGTTCGCCGTCGGCACGGATGCCTTCGTCGTCGCGGGGTTCCTGCCGCGCATGTCCGTGGAACTGGACGTCTCGCTCGCGACCGCCGGGCAGTCGCTCACCTTGTTCGCCGTCGCCTACGCGGTCCTCTCGCCGGTCCTGGCGTCCGTGACCGCGACGGTCCCGCGCCGACTGCTGCTGGTGGTCGCGCTGGCTGTCCTGGCGATCGCCAACGCCGGCTCGGCGCTGGCGCCCACCTTCGCCGTGCTCATCGTCTCGCGCGTCGTCGCGGCGGCCGGTGCCGCGACGGTCACGCCCAACGCGGGAGCCGTCGCCTCGGCCCTCGTGCCGCCCGGGTTCCGCGGCCGCGCTCTCGCGATCGTGGTCGGCGGGCTCACCGTGGCGACCGCGGTCGGGGTTCCGCTGGGCAACCTGGCTTCCCGCGCGATGGGGTGGCGCACCGCGCTCGCCCTGGTCGCGGTGTTGTGCCTCGTGGTGGCGATCGGGCTCGGGCTCCTCCTGCCCAAGCTCGACGGCGGCCCGAACCTGCCGCTGCGCGCGCGGTTGTCGGTCCTGCGCGATCCCGCCGTGCGGGCGATCCTGCCGGTGACCGTGCTCGGCATGGCCGCCGCCTACACCGCCTACGCCTACGCGGTGCCCGCGTTCGAGGCGGTCGGCGTCCCGGCCGGGGACAGCCAATGGATGCTGTTCCTGTACGGGGTCGGCGCGGTCGCCGGAGCGCAGAGCGCGGGACACCTCACCGACCGGTTCGGCGGCGTGCGCGTCCTGACGTGGGGCTACGCGACGATGACCGCGACGCTGCTCGTCCTCGGCATGCTGGCCCACTGGCACGTCGTCGTCCCCGTGCTCGTCGCGGTGCTGTCGCTCGCCTGGGGCGCGAGCAGCTGGTGCCAGACCCCTCCCCAACAACACCGCCTCATCGGCGCCGCACCGGAGAGCACCGCGCTGGTCATCGCCCTGAACTCGTCCTCGATCTACGCCGGCATCGGCGCCGGAACGCTCATCGGCGGACTGGCCGGAGCCACCCACCCGTCGTGGTTGTTCTTCTCCGGCGCCGTGATCGCCGTCCTGGCGGGCGTCTTCCTGATCCGCACGTCGCGACGACCGGCAGCACAATGA
- a CDS encoding NADP-dependent oxidoreductase, protein MKAIALQEYGTADDLRLVDLPDPKVGPAEVLIRVKAAAINPVDWKLAAGGLDALMEVRFPLVPGWDVAGVVERVGFDAGEFAVGDEVFGYIRKDWVQQGAYAELASANVRMLAKKPSSLDWVQAAGVPLAGQTAYRSLKRVGVQAGETVLIHAAAGGVGSFGTQIAVALGARVIGTASERNHEYLRSLGAEPVAYGDGLADRLRAVGGIDAAVDFVGGDAVETSLEFVRPERVASIANPDVEARGGHYVWVRPDGAELAELTRLADDGKLTVHVERAFPLAQAADAWRLSQQGRTRGKIVLTV, encoded by the coding sequence ATGAAGGCAATCGCGCTGCAGGAGTACGGCACGGCGGACGACCTCCGGCTGGTCGACCTCCCCGACCCCAAGGTGGGCCCGGCCGAGGTGCTGATCCGGGTCAAGGCCGCCGCGATCAACCCGGTCGACTGGAAGCTCGCCGCCGGGGGACTGGACGCCCTGATGGAGGTCCGGTTCCCGCTGGTGCCCGGTTGGGACGTCGCCGGCGTCGTGGAGCGGGTCGGCTTCGACGCGGGGGAGTTCGCCGTCGGCGACGAGGTCTTCGGCTACATCCGCAAGGACTGGGTGCAGCAGGGCGCCTACGCCGAGCTGGCGTCGGCGAACGTGCGCATGCTCGCGAAGAAGCCGTCATCCCTCGACTGGGTGCAGGCCGCCGGGGTGCCGCTCGCCGGGCAGACCGCGTACCGCTCGCTCAAGCGGGTGGGCGTCCAGGCCGGTGAGACCGTGTTGATCCACGCCGCGGCCGGGGGCGTCGGGTCGTTCGGCACGCAGATCGCGGTCGCCCTGGGCGCGCGGGTGATCGGTACTGCCAGCGAGCGCAACCACGAGTACCTGCGTTCCCTGGGCGCCGAGCCGGTCGCCTACGGCGACGGTCTGGCGGACCGCCTCCGCGCGGTGGGCGGGATCGACGCCGCGGTGGACTTCGTCGGCGGCGACGCGGTGGAGACGTCGCTGGAGTTCGTGCGCCCGGAGCGGGTGGCGTCGATCGCCAACCCGGACGTCGAAGCGCGCGGCGGGCACTACGTGTGGGTTCGGCCGGACGGCGCGGAACTGGCCGAGCTGACCCGCCTGGCGGACGACGGCAAGCTCACCGTGCACGTCGAGCGCGCCTTCCCACTCGCCCAGGCCGCCGACGCGTGGCGCCTCAGCCAGCAGGGCCGCACCCGCGGCAAGATCGTCCTGACCGTCTAG